In Helianthus annuus cultivar XRQ/B chromosome 9, HanXRQr2.0-SUNRISE, whole genome shotgun sequence, the following are encoded in one genomic region:
- the LOC110895169 gene encoding uncharacterized protein LOC110895169 isoform X2: MIFGLGFGSYLVVRSFNGGFQPFLDHPSSYFLACFALTAMFILIAIIFSSLILVANQSSLHKSKTLMDTIFGAASNMQQTIEAVIQGFLKIRTLLQPYDRQTSELLNQITNQMRKETISIQSFVGEARQASNRAMKTVYITNLVFVTANLVVLVTGCVILFLHWHPAFIILIVVCWILTTVSWILTGFDFFFHVFAGDTCAAFEDFEQNQNSKSNNGIMSILSSCSNLSTSDKYMAQIGYTVHKYIAESNSQITSLAFKMIQPNDQSDDSFTIQKICDPFSGPPNYTYAPGNCHQDAIQIHDLPSILSTLTCEKNTPSDICKAEGKFFPESAYGKTMAYIQSIENLIATYPDLQSLAGCTPLKHAIADVATRQCKPFRASVKLLWASILTLSIDLMILTLFWIIKAYQEKGRHFSLCSIVPRNHQQNL; the protein is encoded by the exons ATGATTTTTGGCTTGGGCTTTGGGAGTTACTTGGTGGTTAGAAGTTTTAACGGCGGTTTTCAACCGTTTCTTGATCATCCAAGTTCTTATTTTCTTGCATGTTTTGCACTTACCGCTATGTTCATTTTAATTGCAAT AATTTTCTCGAGTTTGATTTTGGTAGCAAATCAAAGCTCTTTACACAAAAGCAAGACGCTTATGGACACTATTTTTGGAGCTGCTAGTAATATGCAGCAAACGATCGAAGCTGTTATACAAGGGTTTTTGAAAATCCGGACCCTTTTACAGCCTTATGATCGCCAAACATCTGAGCTTTTGAATCAGATAACTAATCAGATGAGAAAGGAAACAATTTCAATTCAAAGTTTTGTTGGAGAAGCCCGACAAGCTTCTAATCGGGCAATGAAAACAGT TTACATTACAAACCTTGTTTTCGTAACAGCTAACTTGGTGGTTTTGGTCACAGGATGTG TTATCCTCTTCTTGCATTGGCACCCTGCATTCATCAT ACTTATCGTCGTTTGCTGGATTTTGACAACCGTTAGTTGGATTTTGACCGGCTTTGACTTCTTCTTTCATGT TTTTGCAGGGGATACATGTGCAGCTTTTGAGGATTTTGAACAAAATCAAAATTCCAAAAGCAACAACGGTATCATGTCAATTCTCTCTTCATGTTCGAATTTGTCAACCTCAGATAAATACATGGCTCAGATCGGATACACGGTTCACAAATATATAGCCGAG TCAAATTCACAAATAACATCACTCGCTTTCAAAATGATTCAGCCCAATGACCAAAGCGATGATTCGTTTACGATCCAGAAAATCTGTGACCCTTTCTCAGGCCCACCTAATTACACTTATGCCCCTGGAAATTGCCACCAGGATGCTATACAAATTCATGATCTACCAAGT ATTCTTTCAACGTTAACTTGTGAAAAAAACACACCGTCAGACATTTGTAAAGCCGAAGGGAAATTTTTTCCAGAATCAGCATACGGAAAAACCATGGCTTACATTCAATCTATCGAGAATTTGATAGCTACATATCCAGATTTGCAGAGTCTAGCTGGATGCACGCCATTGAAACACGcgattgctgatgtggcaacaCGCCAATGTAAACCATTCAGAGCCTCGGTTAAGTTGCTTTGGGCTAGTATTCTAACCCTTTCTATCGATTTGATGATTCTAACGTTGTTTTGGATCATTAAAGCTTACCAAGAGAAGGGGAGACACTTTTCTTTATGCTCGATCGTTCCTAGGAATCATCAACAGAATTTGTAA
- the LOC110895169 gene encoding uncharacterized protein LOC110895169 isoform X1, with the protein MSNFKALISLLLFTSLFTHTSPVFASPFRPDPLHHFRFYKGGYDIRNKHYWASAAFTGVHGYAIAGIWMIFGLGFGSYLVVRSFNGGFQPFLDHPSSYFLACFALTAMFILIAIIFSSLILVANQSSLHKSKTLMDTIFGAASNMQQTIEAVIQGFLKIRTLLQPYDRQTSELLNQITNQMRKETISIQSFVGEARQASNRAMKTVYITNLVFVTANLVVLVTGCVILFLHWHPAFIILIVVCWILTTVSWILTGFDFFFHVFAGDTCAAFEDFEQNQNSKSNNGIMSILSSCSNLSTSDKYMAQIGYTVHKYIAESNSQITSLAFKMIQPNDQSDDSFTIQKICDPFSGPPNYTYAPGNCHQDAIQIHDLPSILSTLTCEKNTPSDICKAEGKFFPESAYGKTMAYIQSIENLIATYPDLQSLAGCTPLKHAIADVATRQCKPFRASVKLLWASILTLSIDLMILTLFWIIKAYQEKGRHFSLCSIVPRNHQQNL; encoded by the exons ATGTCCAATTTCAAAGCCCTCATCTCCCTCTTGCTCTTCACCTCTCTTTTCACTCACACCTCACCCGTCTTCGCCTCCCCTTTTCGCCCCGACCCTCTTCACCATTTTAGATTCTACAAAGGTGGTTATGATATCCGCAACAAACATTATTGGGCT TCTGCGGCGTTTACAGGCGTACATGGGTATGCTATTGCTGGAATTTGGATGATTTTTGGCTTGGGCTTTGGGAGTTACTTGGTGGTTAGAAGTTTTAACGGCGGTTTTCAACCGTTTCTTGATCATCCAAGTTCTTATTTTCTTGCATGTTTTGCACTTACCGCTATGTTCATTTTAATTGCAAT AATTTTCTCGAGTTTGATTTTGGTAGCAAATCAAAGCTCTTTACACAAAAGCAAGACGCTTATGGACACTATTTTTGGAGCTGCTAGTAATATGCAGCAAACGATCGAAGCTGTTATACAAGGGTTTTTGAAAATCCGGACCCTTTTACAGCCTTATGATCGCCAAACATCTGAGCTTTTGAATCAGATAACTAATCAGATGAGAAAGGAAACAATTTCAATTCAAAGTTTTGTTGGAGAAGCCCGACAAGCTTCTAATCGGGCAATGAAAACAGT TTACATTACAAACCTTGTTTTCGTAACAGCTAACTTGGTGGTTTTGGTCACAGGATGTG TTATCCTCTTCTTGCATTGGCACCCTGCATTCATCAT ACTTATCGTCGTTTGCTGGATTTTGACAACCGTTAGTTGGATTTTGACCGGCTTTGACTTCTTCTTTCATGT TTTTGCAGGGGATACATGTGCAGCTTTTGAGGATTTTGAACAAAATCAAAATTCCAAAAGCAACAACGGTATCATGTCAATTCTCTCTTCATGTTCGAATTTGTCAACCTCAGATAAATACATGGCTCAGATCGGATACACGGTTCACAAATATATAGCCGAG TCAAATTCACAAATAACATCACTCGCTTTCAAAATGATTCAGCCCAATGACCAAAGCGATGATTCGTTTACGATCCAGAAAATCTGTGACCCTTTCTCAGGCCCACCTAATTACACTTATGCCCCTGGAAATTGCCACCAGGATGCTATACAAATTCATGATCTACCAAGT ATTCTTTCAACGTTAACTTGTGAAAAAAACACACCGTCAGACATTTGTAAAGCCGAAGGGAAATTTTTTCCAGAATCAGCATACGGAAAAACCATGGCTTACATTCAATCTATCGAGAATTTGATAGCTACATATCCAGATTTGCAGAGTCTAGCTGGATGCACGCCATTGAAACACGcgattgctgatgtggcaacaCGCCAATGTAAACCATTCAGAGCCTCGGTTAAGTTGCTTTGGGCTAGTATTCTAACCCTTTCTATCGATTTGATGATTCTAACGTTGTTTTGGATCATTAAAGCTTACCAAGAGAAGGGGAGACACTTTTCTTTATGCTCGATCGTTCCTAGGAATCATCAACAGAATTTGTAA